A window of Hypnocyclicus thermotrophus contains these coding sequences:
- a CDS encoding DEAD/DEAH box helicase family protein, giving the protein MKNNFEKIDVFIESNNLMRIKDAIYDFERLCENKTKRLEVIKLLMEVKNKILSFRKDRKLMNTNYKKENIITPRDYQVEAINALKNNNYKGIFEMATGTGKTITSILCANNYYITNKRIFLIILVPFIHLIEQWILTLEKLNFENILKCFGNKNKWIYQMREKVRDYNINISKKEVIITTYKTASSKDFNDIIFKLKGKGFLIADECHYFGIKSLRYKIDGRLGLSATPNRWWDKSGTDFIYEYFEKTIYEYNMEKAITKGNLIKYNYFPIKIDLSEKEIKDYQKLTKHLVYLFSEKKKDKQKIEQITRKRSSILSKAVNKKEILFKILSNKNFDEISHTLLYCAPGEINELTKSIANLGIKVYRFDSKVKKVDREMLLKNFENGKIQILVAIKCLDEGVDVPSTKEAYFLSSTSNPREFIQRRGRILRPAPNKKNANIYDFIVIPKNVDEVLFKNIVSKEMPRFAEFSKYAFNEFYARKEIKKYLEKYNLSYLMDKLPWDIYNEFQNEWEDNEWI; this is encoded by the coding sequence ATGAAAAATAATTTTGAAAAAATAGATGTGTTCATAGAATCTAATAATTTAATGAGGATAAAAGATGCAATATATGATTTTGAGCGTTTATGTGAAAATAAAACAAAAAGATTAGAAGTCATAAAATTACTAATGGAAGTAAAAAATAAAATACTTTCTTTTAGGAAGGATAGAAAATTAATGAATACAAATTATAAAAAAGAAAATATAATAACTCCAAGAGATTATCAAGTAGAGGCAATAAATGCACTAAAGAATAATAACTATAAAGGAATATTTGAGATGGCAACAGGTACGGGAAAGACCATTACAAGTATTTTATGTGCTAATAACTACTATATCACAAATAAAAGGATATTTTTGATAATATTAGTTCCTTTTATTCATTTGATAGAGCAATGGATATTAACTCTTGAGAAACTTAATTTTGAAAACATTTTAAAATGTTTTGGAAATAAAAACAAGTGGATATATCAAATGAGAGAAAAAGTCAGAGATTATAATATAAATATTAGTAAAAAAGAGGTAATAATTACTACATATAAAACAGCTTCTTCTAAAGATTTTAATGATATAATTTTCAAATTAAAAGGAAAAGGGTTTTTAATAGCTGATGAATGTCATTATTTTGGGATTAAAAGCTTAAGATATAAAATAGACGGTAGATTAGGATTGTCCGCAACTCCAAATCGCTGGTGGGATAAATCAGGTACTGATTTTATTTATGAATATTTTGAAAAAACTATTTATGAATATAATATGGAAAAAGCAATTACAAAAGGAAATCTTATTAAGTATAATTATTTTCCGATAAAAATTGACTTATCAGAAAAAGAAATAAAGGATTATCAAAAGTTAACCAAGCATTTAGTATATTTGTTTTCAGAAAAGAAAAAAGACAAACAGAAAATTGAACAAATAACAAGAAAAAGGTCATCTATCCTATCAAAAGCTGTTAATAAAAAGGAAATTTTATTTAAAATATTATCAAATAAAAATTTTGATGAAATATCACATACATTGCTGTATTGTGCACCAGGAGAAATTAATGAATTAACTAAATCAATTGCTAATTTAGGAATAAAAGTTTATAGATTTGACTCAAAGGTAAAAAAAGTTGATAGAGAAATGTTATTAAAAAATTTTGAAAATGGTAAAATTCAAATACTTGTTGCAATAAAATGTTTAGATGAAGGAGTGGATGTTCCAAGTACAAAAGAAGCTTATTTTCTTTCAAGTACTTCCAATCCTAGAGAATTTATACAACGACGAGGTAGAATATTAAGACCTGCACCAAATAAAAAAAATGCAAATATTTATGATTTTATTGTAATTCCAAAGAACGTAGATGAAGTTTTATTTAAGAATATTGTTTCTAAAGAAATGCCACGTTTTGCTGAATTTTCAAAATATGCATTTAATGAGTTTTATGCTAGGAAAGAAATAAAAAAATACTTAGAAAAATATAACCTTTCTTATTTAATGGACAAATTACCTTGGGATATATATAACGAATTTCAAAATGAATGGGAGGATAATGAATGGATATAA